CCATCGACAGCATAGAGAGCTCGAAGCTACATGTACTCATAAACCCATCTACAAGGCTACAACTAGGTAGCAAAGGACGTGAAAAAGATTGAGAAGATGCAACACATATACAAGAGATTTGTGGATCAGGTTATACAAATCCTCTCATATCTTATGTAAGTCCATGCTTATTCTCTGAAATTTTTGCAATTCAAATTTTTACTCAATTCTTTTGTTTGGAATTTGTATTCTGAGAACCTTTCTTAGTCGGCTCCTTTTGAAGGCATTACAAAACTCTATTGTATCATAAGAATCATGTTGGAGATATCTGGTTCTGAGTTCCAGGCTTCTGTGCAAGATCAAAACTAAATGATGTCTGTGTACAGGTGAGTGTCCACTGTCCAGTATTTTTCCAAAAGCCTACAACAGTTCATTGCCATGCGATTCCTTCCCAGAGTGCTGGTCTAAGGCTGCTGATCTTCGCCAATTGTTTGTTTCCGGGGGACTCAGccaacatataattttatgaatctCCTATGTAGGCTTCACAAACATGATCCAGGGCCCCAGTTAACGTATTAACTGAACCATGTCCTGCCTTTTATCCACAGCATTAGCAACATGATTGACAGTGACAATCTATGGATATGTTCATCATCTCAGGGCTCTCTATAATCTTACTCAGCCTGGAACAATAGTTCAGAAGGTAAGTACCCTGCAAACGTCGTTCCATGTAAACTTTTAGTGTACAAAATCTGATCAACTTATTTGGAATATGTTatgatttatataatattttatctataaaCATTAaggtttatataataaatttggaAAATAGTTTTCTTTAATAAGAATTCAACTTAATAGTTATAAGATTTAAATTAGATGCAATGTTTAAGTGTATGAATTTCAAATTATTAAAGGCATTAACACATTAATAATATGTCAATGCAAATGAAAccctgaaaacaaaaacaaaatttagagaaaaaatgaGTAATTTTCAGTGACCaactttcaaacaaaaatattaaaaagaaaataacaattatCAGCTGAAACAATCGGGAAATAGTCTTTAGCATAGTTACAAAGAAGTTAACTAAAGGCAAAATTATGCACTAAACCTCTCAACAACAATGATGTGAGTTGTATCTTAACAATAACATTTACTTGATAATCATATGAATATATTACTTTCTAAATGATTGAAAATAACATGGGTTCtattacaataaaataacaaactaATTTTAGATATAGTTTTTTAatccatttttaatatatttttgaacttttgttaGGGAATTTTTAGTTTCAGTAGTGAACTTCAAAAATagcaaacataattttcaattCCTAGTGAATTAAGAACCTACTTCAATATGTTAATACAGTGCAAATGATAATGACTTTTTACTAAAGacattatataaaaaatctgcTATGTGCGGATTCAAATTTAGGTCTCTTTAATGATCCACGGAAGTCTTGACCACCCAACCACATACTGGTTGACATGTCATATATAAGAAAGAAAGAGGATCCATAGTAAGGGGGTCAACTAAGTCACTTGTGTTCTGTTAACATTGAATAAATCCCGCCTAAGAAGAGCTAAGCTActaagaaaatgatcaaataagAAAAAGGAAGCAATGGAGCTCAATTTGAAGACATTCCGGCTCTCGGCGGTCTGTTACTGCTCTCTGCAACGTCAGTCTCTGAGGGTTTGCTTTCGTCTTCTGGTTCCAAACCAAGGTTTGATTTTAACATTACATTGACAAAACCATTcgaaagtttaatattttcaaaagttttatttttctgttagATAAATTCTTATATTTAGTTTCCCAAAGATTAGTCTCAAATTGAACCATGTCCTGTCTCTTGTCTACAGCATTAATAACAACCTATGGATATGTTCATCATCTCAGGGCTCTCTATAATCTTACCCAGCCTCGAACAACAATTCACTAGGCAAGTACCTTGCAAACGTCAACTCTTGAGCTAACTCTTCTAGTTTCCTGTAAATCTCTTCTGATTGAAGATGTGACTTGTCTCTACAAACAAACTCGTAAGTAACACCGTTGACGTCAATCAAACTACACCCTGGTATCTTCTTGGTTGCTACGTCCACCATCTTTCTTCTCACTTCTCGCAAATCCTCCCATCTCTCGCAAGCTGCATATATATTACATAACAAAGCATAAACAGCTCCATTATCAGGCTCCAGCTCGATAATCTTCTTAGCTGCCAACTCAGCCATTGATTCATCGTTATGAAGTCTAGAAGCACCGAGTAGAGCTCCCCACACAATCGAGTTTGGATTCATTGGCATGTTCTTTATCACCTCATACGCTTCCTTGACCATCCCAGCTCTACCAAGCAGGTCAACCATACACCCATAATGTGCTAAACTCGGCTCAATCCTATGGTCCCCTCTCATCTTGGAGAAAATGTTCTTTGCTTGCTCTATCATACCACTATGGTTACAAGCAGAGAGCACGCCGAGGTACGTAATCTCATCTGGTTGTATCGACATGTCTTGCATTTGAAAGAAAACTTTAATGGCATCTTCACCTTGTCCATTGTTGGCAAGACCGACAACCATGGCTGTCCAAGTGAACTTGTCTCTCCGGCGCATCTCATGGAAAACTTTCTGTGCTTTCTCAGCACACCCACATTTGAAGTACATATCGATCAAAGCGTTCCCTACAACAACATCGTTCTTGATCTTGTTTTTGTCTATGTACGTCTTAACCCATTCACCTATCTCCAAGGCACCCAGATGAGCACAAGCTGTGAGAACACTGACCATGGTGAACTCATCCGGTATCATCCCTGCATTTTGCATCTCACGGAAAAGATCCAGAGATTCGTTAAAGCAATCAGCTCGAAGGTAACCATCGATCATGATAGTCCAAGAGATTCTATCTCTCACCGGCATATCATCAAAGTACGTCCTTGCAAGATCTAGATTCCCTATGTCGACAAACCCTTTAACAATACATGTCCAAGAAATCACATCCCTACTCTTCATACTATTGAAAATCCTCACCGCTATATCCATTTCCCCACAAGCAGCATATGCATTGACCAGAGCATTCACCAGCTTCAAACGAGGCTCTCTCGTACACCCACTAACATATCCATGAACCCTTTTACAGAGATCCTTATCCCTAACCTTAGAGCAAGCAGAGAGAACCTGAAGCAAGGTAACAGAAGTTGGAATAACCAGTTTCCTCTCCATCTCCGCGAAAAGTCTCAAACTTTCTTCATAATGTTTCATCCTATTACACCCAGAGATCATCAAGTTCCAAGAAAAAACATCATCTTTCCTCCCCCTGTCGAAAACTCCACGAGCCATATCCATCAACCCACACAACGAGTACATTTGCACAAGCCCATTCTGCACATAAATGTTACAACCTAATCCGAGTTTCACAACATGGCAATGCAGCTTCTTACCACAAGCATCATCCTTAAGACCGTTGAGCAAAAACGGAAACGTGTGTCCATCAGGAGTCACACCTTCCTTCAACATATTCAAATACAATCTAACTCCTTCATTGGCGCAACCCACTCTGGAAAAACCCTTGATCATATTGTTCCACACAACCACGTCTGGTTCAGGCATTTTCGCGAACAGCTTATAGGCATAACCCATGTCGCCATTTAAGCGACTACACCAGAAGAGTAGAAGCTTGTTTTGGATTGTTGGGTTTGGTTGTAGACCTCGAATGATGATTTGGGAGTGTAGTTGCTTGAACTGGTCCGTTGTTTTGCAGTCTGAGAGGATTGAGATGAATTGATAGTAGTCATTGAAGAGGACCTTAAAAATCGATGCTTTA
The Brassica napus cultivar Da-Ae chromosome A1, Da-Ae, whole genome shotgun sequence DNA segment above includes these coding regions:
- the LOC106349738 gene encoding putative pentatricopeptide repeat-containing protein At3g15930, whose product is MLLRNHVNPKASIFKVLFNDYYQFISILSDCKTTDQFKQLHSQIIIRGLQPNPTIQNKLLLFWCSRLNGDMGYAYKLFAKMPEPDVVVWNNMIKGFSRVGCANEGVRLYLNMLKEGVTPDGHTFPFLLNGLKDDACGKKLHCHVVKLGLGCNIYVQNGLVQMYSLCGLMDMARGVFDRGRKDDVFSWNLMISGCNRMKHYEESLRLFAEMERKLVIPTSVTLLQVLSACSKVRDKDLCKRVHGYVSGCTREPRLKLVNALVNAYAACGEMDIAVRIFNSMKSRDVISWTCIVKGFVDIGNLDLARTYFDDMPVRDRISWTIMIDGYLRADCFNESLDLFREMQNAGMIPDEFTMVSVLTACAHLGALEIGEWVKTYIDKNKIKNDVVVGNALIDMYFKCGCAEKAQKVFHEMRRRDKFTWTAMVVGLANNGQGEDAIKVFFQMQDMSIQPDEITYLGVLSACNHSGMIEQAKNIFSKMRGDHRIEPSLAHYGCMVDLLGRAGMVKEAYEVIKNMPMNPNSIVWGALLGASRLHNDESMAELAAKKIIELEPDNGAVYALLCNIYAACERWEDLREVRRKMVDVATKKIPGCSLIDVNGVTYEFVCRDKSHLQSEEIYRKLEELAQELTFARYLPSELLFEAG